One Alicyclobacillus acidoterrestris DNA window includes the following coding sequences:
- a CDS encoding PAS domain-containing sensor histidine kinase translates to MTVSNAGNVNLFVEEQTVFDMFSELVSSVRQFHYDGCVTLIYESIRDALRPGPGFDEMPASMRDQLNRLLASPSFVADVTTASGVFDLNRWNEQAAVNRLTPHNTFGLSSPWLVPVRSTRHFYGCFIVYHRWERMLTSSDVRILTLIAERVATTLDFQRANSSYQMYESLFRDHPLAVLRLDATDVVRDVNRAFQQLYGRSKHQLVGLPFQSVLMAVGLDSADVSNAASSLKEINAHGSESEDYVDFLRHNLWISIPILIDGATQGRYVVFNDVSRILKMHEKLRTTQDLLTSFVYHSTDPIVILEPSGVVTTVNPAFEEVFGWEAEEVSNLFVGDLAGIDLGRLRPSDAHGVKETVTSYEAVATTRDGRPIDVDVTLSSIQGDGQMRSGLVAVVRDVSDRKRAERKLRMSQERYHSLVHHHPNAILAVDLAGRIVEANQASERILGYALDRLLELNHVKSLFSDDTHHLIEDWLRQYAAGESLQNEPQAEFESTMRHARGHTISVAVTWVPIIITDHGVEGAFLILEDMTERKRAEEIFRYSDKLSGVGQLAAGIAHEIRNPLTAIQGFCRLLEEGATPTQSRYLKIMKDELARIDLIVGEMMALAKPADAFFRIYAVQDIVRDVVALMNAEALLHGVELHVQCDSVPARLHCDPNQLKQVLVNIIKNALEATKEGGQVRLGVDEREDVVEISVEDTGEGIPEEHLEQLGTPFFTTKERGTGLGLLVSRRIVQAHGGSLHIDSVIGQGTTVLVRLPKADEKTSP, encoded by the coding sequence GTGACTGTGAGCAACGCAGGAAACGTGAACCTGTTTGTAGAGGAACAAACTGTATTTGACATGTTTTCGGAGCTTGTATCGTCTGTCCGTCAATTTCACTATGACGGATGCGTCACTTTGATTTACGAATCGATTCGCGATGCACTGAGGCCTGGCCCCGGGTTTGATGAGATGCCTGCGTCCATGCGGGATCAATTAAATCGGTTATTAGCGTCGCCTAGTTTTGTGGCTGATGTGACGACTGCATCAGGCGTGTTTGATTTGAATAGATGGAATGAGCAAGCGGCTGTGAATCGGCTGACACCGCATAATACGTTCGGGTTATCCAGCCCATGGCTTGTGCCTGTTCGCTCGACAAGGCATTTTTACGGTTGTTTCATCGTATATCACCGCTGGGAGCGCATGCTGACGAGCAGTGACGTGCGCATTTTGACATTGATTGCGGAGCGTGTTGCGACGACGCTCGACTTTCAACGCGCCAACTCGTCTTATCAGATGTACGAGTCGTTGTTTCGAGATCATCCGCTCGCCGTATTGCGGCTTGACGCAACGGATGTTGTTCGTGACGTCAATCGCGCGTTCCAACAACTCTATGGCAGGTCCAAACACCAGCTCGTGGGCCTGCCGTTCCAAAGTGTCTTGATGGCTGTGGGACTGGATTCTGCGGACGTTTCCAACGCGGCATCATCATTGAAAGAGATAAACGCCCATGGGAGCGAGTCGGAGGATTACGTCGATTTTTTGCGACACAACCTGTGGATTTCGATTCCCATTCTCATTGATGGCGCTACGCAAGGGCGATACGTCGTTTTTAACGATGTATCGCGCATTTTAAAGATGCACGAAAAGCTGCGGACTACCCAGGATTTGCTGACGTCATTTGTGTATCACTCGACGGATCCCATTGTGATTTTAGAGCCCAGTGGTGTCGTCACGACGGTGAACCCCGCGTTTGAGGAGGTATTTGGCTGGGAGGCCGAAGAAGTGTCCAATCTCTTTGTCGGCGACCTCGCAGGGATTGACCTCGGTCGTTTGCGGCCGAGTGACGCCCATGGCGTGAAGGAAACGGTAACGAGCTACGAGGCTGTGGCAACAACGAGGGACGGGCGCCCCATTGATGTCGATGTGACGTTGAGCAGTATTCAAGGCGATGGGCAGATGCGCTCCGGATTGGTGGCCGTCGTTCGCGACGTGTCCGACAGGAAACGCGCGGAGCGCAAGCTGAGGATGAGCCAGGAGCGTTATCATTCGTTGGTGCACCATCATCCGAACGCGATTTTGGCGGTTGACTTGGCTGGGCGCATTGTCGAGGCCAATCAGGCGAGCGAACGGATTCTCGGTTACGCTTTAGATAGGTTGCTCGAGCTCAATCACGTGAAGTCGCTGTTTTCGGATGATACGCACCACTTGATTGAGGACTGGTTGCGTCAATATGCAGCTGGGGAGTCGCTTCAGAACGAGCCGCAAGCAGAGTTTGAAAGCACGATGCGTCACGCGCGCGGACATACCATATCTGTGGCTGTCACTTGGGTTCCTATCATTATCACAGATCATGGCGTCGAAGGCGCGTTTTTGATTCTCGAAGACATGACCGAGCGCAAGCGCGCAGAAGAAATTTTTCGCTACTCGGACAAGCTGTCGGGCGTCGGCCAGTTGGCTGCCGGTATCGCCCATGAAATTCGCAATCCCCTGACGGCCATTCAGGGGTTTTGTCGGTTACTAGAGGAAGGTGCCACCCCGACCCAGTCTCGGTATCTGAAGATTATGAAGGACGAATTGGCCCGCATTGATTTGATTGTGGGCGAGATGATGGCATTGGCCAAGCCTGCCGACGCATTTTTTAGGATTTATGCGGTTCAGGATATCGTGCGGGACGTCGTTGCACTGATGAATGCGGAGGCTTTATTGCATGGCGTTGAACTCCATGTCCAATGTGATAGTGTGCCTGCGCGTTTGCATTGTGATCCGAATCAACTGAAACAGGTGTTGGTCAACATTATTAAAAACGCCTTGGAGGCCACAAAAGAAGGCGGTCAAGTGAGATTGGGGGTCGACGAGCGCGAAGACGTCGTTGAGATATCGGTGGAGGATACGGGTGAGGGGATACCGGAAGAGCACTTGGAACAGCTAGGGACGCCGTTTTTTACGACAAAGGAGCGAGGGACCGGTCTCGGATTGCTCGTGAGTCGGCGCATTGTGCAGGCGCACGGCGGTTCGTTACATATTGACAGCGTGATTGGACAAGGAACCACCGTGCTTGTGCGCTTGCCGAAAGCAGATGAGAAAACAAGTCCGTAA
- a CDS encoding VOC family protein, with product MKIDTFIKLGSLAFGVARDEKVQELLKMAHKGAKRRGLLQPPTSPPWGNQGRK from the coding sequence ATGAAAATCGACACATTCATCAAGTTGGGGTCGCTCGCATTTGGCGTAGCGCGCGACGAGAAAGTTCAGGAACTGCTAAAGATGGCTCACAAGGGAGCAAAACGGCGTGGTCTACTACAGCCGCCCACTTCCCCACCGTGGGGCAATCAAGGCAGAAAATGA
- a CDS encoding thioredoxin family protein translates to MKQITSNEEYAQSTQSGRVMVEFYANWCPDCKRIEPYFEEWESKYAGDFSIVRANRDELPELGEKLEILGIPTFIAYEDGQEVARLFSRDAKSKEQVEAFLDEAYKK, encoded by the coding sequence GTGAAGCAGATTACGTCAAATGAAGAATATGCGCAATCGACCCAATCGGGGCGTGTAATGGTTGAGTTTTATGCAAATTGGTGCCCAGATTGCAAACGAATTGAGCCATATTTTGAGGAATGGGAATCGAAATATGCGGGTGATTTTTCGATAGTCCGCGCGAACCGCGACGAGTTGCCAGAGCTCGGCGAAAAGCTGGAGATCTTAGGTATCCCGACGTTTATCGCCTATGAAGATGGACAAGAGGTGGCCCGTCTGTTCAGCCGCGACGCAAAGTCGAAGGAACAGGTTGAAGCGTTCCTTGACGAGGCGTACAAGAAGTAA
- a CDS encoding GNAT family N-acetyltransferase: MARVILRDGHVAELRKAKNTSQDRTWIRNLLENVSEQSRYFRFARSHEDVDDSVIEEMIGDGGQNALTLMCTDGHQALAIGNYRRLDEDRAEVAFLVSEDMQERGLGSLLLEHLAEAAYLNGIKQFEATVLSDNERMMNVFRASGFAMTINQESGVMHVTWPLRQNERSRGLQETRERLATAASLHGFFHPKTVAVIGASRAPDRLGHVLFRHILNSDFRGTVYPVNPTAPSVAAVKAYPTLKDVPEKVDLAVIVVPANQILSVIDDCIEVGVKSVMILSSGFSDTDKPGTELEHEILNRLRSAGARLIGPNSLGLIQMDPDVRLNASFAPLVPEHGRVAIASHSGALGITILDYATRIGVGVSSFVSLGNRSDVSGNDLLQYWESDPSTDMILLYLESFGNPRKFSRISRRITRHKPILAVKSARTPVSVNVAKSRTVAVAAEDATVEAMFRQTGIIRVETLQELFDVAVLLRSGDGHAGRRVAIVTNTAGGAVMAVDRLLREGLEFVAPVINIGFESLAESYRTVLPQVLRDESVDAVVVLFTPVGPSDEEAVRVAISAALCEVANDAPPQNGARHPYEKAVVANFLTTGDYRVRYLEVDAERSIPIYPFPEQAVRALAKVTAYHEYRDRDPGYIPDLPDFDIDLARSVIRKRLPENGCAEISDDTTLKRIIRALGGKLCLDNVSDERVFLRVEMRIESDPQFGPLLRLDMVEADLSRTPVPGQVVALPAIRLIPLTDADARGIWREAISKIEAVVPGAARDGVQDFILRLSQWIDNSPEVTRATFTLGVTEDASIYLLSSFVEATRVEV; this comes from the coding sequence ATGGCGCGCGTCATCCTTCGCGACGGTCATGTGGCGGAGTTGCGAAAAGCGAAAAATACGAGCCAAGACCGCACATGGATACGCAATTTGCTCGAAAACGTGTCTGAACAGAGTCGCTACTTTCGGTTTGCTCGGTCACACGAGGATGTCGACGATAGCGTGATCGAAGAGATGATTGGTGACGGCGGGCAAAACGCCCTGACGTTGATGTGCACGGATGGACATCAAGCACTGGCTATCGGAAATTATCGACGGCTCGATGAAGACAGAGCGGAAGTCGCGTTTTTGGTTTCCGAGGACATGCAGGAACGCGGCTTGGGGTCGCTCTTGTTAGAACACCTGGCAGAGGCGGCGTACCTCAATGGCATCAAACAGTTTGAGGCGACTGTGCTCAGCGATAACGAGCGAATGATGAACGTCTTTCGGGCCAGTGGGTTCGCGATGACCATCAATCAAGAATCGGGCGTCATGCATGTGACGTGGCCGCTCCGGCAGAATGAACGCAGTCGGGGGCTTCAAGAAACGCGTGAGCGGCTGGCGACGGCAGCTTCGCTGCACGGCTTTTTTCACCCGAAAACCGTCGCTGTGATTGGCGCTTCGCGGGCGCCCGACCGGCTCGGTCACGTATTGTTTCGGCATATTTTGAATAGTGACTTTCGCGGGACGGTCTATCCAGTCAATCCAACCGCCCCATCGGTTGCGGCGGTCAAGGCCTATCCAACGCTCAAGGATGTGCCAGAAAAGGTCGATCTCGCCGTGATTGTCGTCCCGGCGAATCAGATTTTGTCGGTGATAGACGATTGTATTGAAGTCGGCGTCAAAAGTGTGATGATTCTATCTTCTGGATTTTCGGATACAGACAAGCCTGGCACGGAACTCGAACACGAGATTCTCAATCGGCTGCGCTCTGCAGGCGCCAGGCTCATCGGTCCGAATAGTCTCGGGCTGATTCAGATGGATCCAGACGTTCGCCTTAATGCGAGCTTTGCACCGCTGGTGCCGGAGCACGGACGCGTCGCTATCGCCTCGCACTCTGGAGCGCTCGGCATTACCATTCTCGACTACGCCACGCGCATTGGCGTGGGGGTATCGAGCTTCGTGAGCCTTGGCAATCGCTCCGATGTCTCCGGGAACGATTTGTTGCAGTACTGGGAGTCCGACCCGTCGACAGATATGATTCTTTTATATCTTGAGTCGTTCGGGAATCCGCGTAAGTTTTCGAGAATCTCGCGGCGAATCACCCGCCATAAGCCGATTTTGGCGGTGAAGAGCGCGCGTACGCCGGTCAGCGTCAATGTGGCAAAGAGCCGTACGGTGGCCGTTGCGGCGGAGGACGCCACCGTGGAGGCCATGTTTCGCCAAACGGGTATCATTCGCGTGGAGACACTTCAGGAACTGTTTGATGTGGCCGTGTTATTGCGATCCGGCGACGGACATGCGGGGCGTCGCGTGGCCATTGTCACCAACACGGCCGGCGGCGCGGTGATGGCGGTTGATAGACTGTTGCGCGAAGGTCTGGAGTTTGTGGCGCCCGTTATCAATATCGGCTTTGAATCCCTGGCAGAAAGCTATCGCACCGTGCTGCCACAGGTGTTGCGCGACGAGTCGGTGGACGCCGTAGTCGTCTTGTTTACACCTGTCGGACCGTCGGACGAAGAGGCAGTGCGCGTGGCGATTTCAGCGGCGCTATGTGAAGTGGCCAACGATGCGCCGCCACAAAATGGCGCCCGCCATCCGTATGAAAAGGCGGTCGTCGCCAACTTTTTGACGACGGGCGATTATCGCGTGCGCTACTTAGAAGTTGACGCGGAGCGCAGCATTCCGATTTATCCGTTTCCCGAGCAAGCCGTTCGGGCACTCGCGAAGGTAACCGCCTATCACGAGTACCGCGATAGAGACCCGGGATATATCCCGGATTTGCCGGATTTTGATATCGATCTCGCCCGCTCCGTCATCCGCAAACGACTGCCTGAGAATGGCTGTGCGGAAATTTCCGACGACACGACACTAAAGCGGATTATCCGGGCGCTGGGTGGAAAACTCTGCCTCGATAACGTGTCGGATGAGCGCGTTTTTCTGCGGGTTGAGATGCGCATTGAGTCAGATCCGCAGTTTGGCCCGCTGTTACGGCTGGACATGGTCGAGGCGGATTTGTCGCGTACTCCGGTGCCAGGACAGGTGGTGGCGTTGCCAGCGATTCGCCTGATTCCGCTGACTGACGCCGATGCGCGAGGAATTTGGCGTGAGGCGATTTCAAAAATTGAAGCTGTCGTACCGGGCGCTGCCCGCGATGGCGTTCAGGACTTTATTTTGCGGTTGTCCCAGTGGATTGATAATTCGCCGGAGGTCACGCGTGCGACGTTTACGTTGGGTGTGACGGAGGATGCGTCGATTTATTTACTTTCCTCGTTTGTCGAAGCGACGCGCGTGGAAGTTTGA
- the trxB gene encoding thioredoxin-disulfide reductase, producing the protein MEHRRVMILGTGPAGYTAAVYSARANLQPLVIEGDEPGGQLTLTTEVENFPGFVDGIMGPELMENMKKQAERFGATFQRGRATSVDLSVKPFRVIVDKDQEYTADALIIATGASAKMLGIEGEHELIGRGVSTCATCDGFFFRNKRVIVVGGGDSAMEEATFLTKFASEVVIVHRRNELRASKVMQERAKSNPKIRFVMNASSEKVVSDGNKVTGLVVVDNATGERQTIEADGVFVAIGHQPNTAFLNGQLETDAVGYLVTKGATSLTSVEGVFACGDVMDPRYRQAITAAGSGCKAAMDAEKYLEGSMTHEWTAASANA; encoded by the coding sequence ATGGAACATCGTAGAGTGATGATTCTCGGAACCGGACCGGCTGGATATACAGCCGCTGTATACAGTGCGCGCGCGAACCTGCAACCTTTGGTCATTGAGGGCGACGAGCCAGGTGGGCAGCTGACGTTGACCACCGAAGTAGAGAACTTTCCAGGTTTTGTCGACGGCATCATGGGCCCTGAGTTGATGGAGAACATGAAGAAACAGGCAGAGCGGTTTGGTGCGACGTTCCAGCGGGGCCGCGCGACGTCGGTCGACCTCAGCGTGAAGCCGTTCCGCGTGATTGTCGATAAAGACCAGGAATATACTGCGGATGCTCTGATTATTGCTACGGGTGCGTCTGCGAAAATGCTGGGCATCGAAGGCGAGCACGAATTGATTGGCCGTGGGGTGTCCACGTGCGCGACGTGTGACGGATTCTTCTTCCGCAATAAGCGCGTGATTGTGGTCGGTGGTGGCGACTCCGCGATGGAAGAAGCGACATTCTTGACGAAATTTGCGTCAGAAGTCGTCATTGTGCATCGACGGAACGAACTGCGTGCGTCGAAGGTCATGCAGGAGCGAGCAAAGTCGAACCCGAAAATTCGTTTTGTGATGAACGCGTCATCGGAGAAGGTCGTCAGCGACGGCAACAAGGTGACCGGTTTGGTCGTGGTCGATAACGCCACGGGCGAGCGGCAGACGATTGAGGCGGATGGCGTATTCGTCGCTATCGGCCATCAGCCGAATACCGCATTCCTCAATGGCCAGCTCGAAACGGACGCGGTTGGCTATTTGGTGACCAAGGGCGCTACATCACTGACATCTGTGGAGGGTGTCTTCGCGTGTGGCGACGTGATGGATCCTCGCTATCGCCAAGCGATTACGGCGGCTGGCTCTGGCTGTAAGGCAGCGATGGACGCGGAGAAGTACCTGGAGGGCAGCATGACCCACGAGTGGACGGCGGCATCCGCCAACGCGTAA
- a CDS encoding amidase family protein — MDHLLDWDIETLILRQQRGEMSAYEIAVACFEQIAKHNTQGASLRAVIEVNPDALWIAAALDSDRQRGVWRGPLHGIPMLVKDNLDTADTMHTTAGSVAMAEHRAMADAEVVRRLRAAGAVIIGKANLTEWANFISDHMKNGYSSRGGQTLNPYGPGVFDVGGSSAGSGAGVAVGFAVAAIGTETSGSILSPSSNNSLVGIKPTVGLVSRTGIIPISMSQDTAGPMARTVADAARILEVIAGVDTKDAATLATQPIFPKYTSLLSTGGLSGARIGVVRGNYTSELTDDEQALYERAVEDLTRLGAVVVDLTDFPPAKMNAGMDVMVYEFKVALNAYLARTSPTNPHRTLADLIRYNEEHADVALKYGQALFHMAEETSGTLTEARYLEARLQDLACSRAQGIDKALKDHGLDALLFPSYFGCRIAAKAGYPSLTVPAGYTEEGKPFGITFTGTAFAEGKLIHLAYDYERATVHRKPPDLVK; from the coding sequence ATGGACCATCTCTTAGATTGGGATATTGAGACGCTCATTTTACGCCAACAGCGTGGTGAGATGAGCGCTTACGAGATTGCGGTGGCGTGTTTCGAACAAATTGCGAAACACAACACGCAAGGAGCGAGCTTGCGCGCGGTGATTGAAGTGAATCCAGATGCGCTGTGGATCGCAGCGGCGCTAGATAGCGATAGACAACGCGGTGTATGGCGAGGTCCGTTGCATGGGATTCCGATGCTGGTCAAGGATAATTTGGATACGGCAGACACCATGCATACGACGGCTGGCTCTGTGGCCATGGCGGAACACAGGGCTATGGCAGATGCTGAGGTGGTGCGCCGATTGCGCGCGGCAGGCGCGGTTATCATCGGCAAGGCGAATCTCACGGAGTGGGCAAACTTTATCAGTGATCATATGAAGAACGGCTATAGCTCACGCGGTGGACAGACGTTGAACCCATACGGGCCGGGTGTCTTTGATGTGGGCGGATCGAGTGCTGGGTCAGGCGCAGGCGTAGCCGTTGGTTTCGCTGTGGCGGCGATTGGCACGGAGACGAGCGGCTCTATTCTCAGCCCGTCTAGCAATAACAGTCTGGTCGGTATCAAGCCGACTGTAGGGTTGGTCAGCCGCACAGGCATTATCCCGATTTCGATGAGCCAGGATACAGCGGGGCCAATGGCGCGCACAGTCGCAGATGCAGCACGGATTTTGGAGGTGATTGCTGGCGTTGATACAAAGGACGCTGCGACGCTCGCAACCCAACCAATTTTTCCGAAGTATACATCCCTGCTTTCTACCGGTGGCTTGTCTGGTGCGCGTATTGGGGTCGTGCGCGGCAATTACACGAGTGAGTTAACCGATGATGAACAGGCGCTTTACGAGCGTGCCGTCGAGGATTTGACGCGACTTGGGGCGGTTGTAGTAGATCTCACTGACTTCCCACCTGCAAAGATGAACGCGGGTATGGATGTGATGGTATACGAGTTTAAGGTGGCCCTGAATGCCTACCTGGCACGGACGAGTCCGACCAATCCGCATCGCACGTTGGCAGATTTGATTCGGTACAATGAGGAGCACGCAGATGTCGCACTCAAATATGGACAAGCTTTATTTCACATGGCGGAAGAGACGAGTGGCACGTTGACTGAAGCCAGGTATCTGGAGGCGCGTCTTCAGGATTTGGCGTGCTCGCGCGCACAGGGCATCGATAAAGCACTCAAAGATCACGGGCTCGACGCGCTGCTCTTCCCTTCCTACTTTGGCTGTCGCATTGCAGCAAAAGCGGGATATCCGTCTCTGACAGTGCCGGCTGGGTACACTGAGGAAGGGAAGCCGTTTGGCATCACGTTTACGGGTACGGCATTTGCCGAGGGGAAGTTGATTCACTTGGCGTATGATTACGAGCGCGCGACGGTTCATCGAAAGCCACCAGATTTGGTAAAGTAG